One stretch of Pedobacter riviphilus DNA includes these proteins:
- a CDS encoding (Fe-S)-binding protein: protein MEFKVPTMAELMAAGEEPEILFWVGCAGSYDERAQKITRDICKILHHVGIKYAVLGTEESCTGDPAKRAGNEFLFQMQAMTNIEVLNAYNIKKIVTGCPHCFNTIKNEYPGLGGTYEVIHHTQLIQDLINEGKLKAEGGESFKGKKITYHDPCYLGRGNGIYEAPRKALEVLDAQLVEMKRCKSNGLCCGAGGAQMFKEPEKGNKDINVERIDEALQTNPQVIAAGCPFCMTMLSDGIKLKDKEQEVKVLDIAEITARANGL from the coding sequence ATGGAATTTAAAGTCCCTACAATGGCCGAGTTAATGGCCGCAGGTGAAGAACCGGAAATATTATTTTGGGTTGGATGTGCCGGAAGTTACGATGAAAGAGCGCAGAAAATTACACGCGACATTTGCAAGATCTTACATCATGTAGGCATAAAATACGCTGTTTTAGGAACAGAAGAAAGCTGCACCGGAGATCCCGCTAAAAGGGCTGGTAACGAATTTCTTTTCCAGATGCAGGCCATGACCAACATTGAGGTATTAAATGCCTACAACATCAAAAAAATTGTAACAGGTTGTCCACACTGCTTCAATACTATTAAAAATGAATATCCGGGTTTAGGCGGCACTTACGAGGTGATCCACCATACGCAATTGATACAGGATTTAATTAACGAGGGCAAACTAAAAGCCGAAGGTGGCGAAAGTTTCAAAGGCAAAAAAATCACCTATCACGACCCATGTTATTTGGGCCGGGGAAATGGAATTTACGAAGCACCTAGAAAAGCTCTAGAGGTACTTGATGCACAGTTAGTAGAAATGAAGCGCTGCAAAAGCAATGGCTTATGCTGTGGTGCCGGTGGCGCTCAGATGTTTAAAGAACCAGAAAAGGGAAATAAGGATATCAATGTAGAACGTATTGATGAAGCCTTACAAACCAATCCGCAGGTTATTGCTGCAGGTTGCCCCTTCTGTATGACGATGCTAAGCGACGGTATTAAACTAAAAGATAAAGAACAGGAAGTTAAGGTGTTGGATATTGCTGAGATTACAGCAAGGGCTAACGGCCTGTAA
- a CDS encoding (Fe-S)-binding protein → MVAQILFLVLTLAAIALFTVNLRKIIRNIRLGKPVDRQDQPQKRLMTMLRVAFGQSKMVVRPIPAFLHFFVYIGFVIINIEVLEIMIDGLFGTHRIFNGLGGLYNFLIGSFEILAFTVWVSCAIFLVRRNILKLKRFSGVEMKSWPKSDANYILITEILLMSAFLLMNAADAKLQLLGASHYVNAGAFPVSQYLINILPSSESALVIVERSCWWFHIIGILAFLNYLPYSKHFHILFAFPNTYFSNLEPKGEFTNMASVTNEVKAMLDPSFVPAETEPGKFGAKDVTDLSWVNLMNAYTCTECGRCTSVCPANITGKLLSPRKIMMDTRDRITEVGQNIDKHGAEHQDGKSLLDDYISREEIWACTSCNACVEACPVNIDPLQIIMELRRFAVMEESQAPGSINAMLGNIENNQAPWKYSPADRFNWAQES, encoded by the coding sequence ATGGTAGCACAGATCCTTTTTCTAGTACTTACACTTGCAGCAATTGCGCTGTTTACAGTTAATCTGCGTAAAATAATTCGCAATATCCGTTTAGGCAAGCCGGTAGATCGACAAGATCAGCCGCAAAAAAGATTAATGACCATGCTTCGCGTGGCTTTCGGACAATCTAAAATGGTTGTTCGCCCTATCCCTGCCTTTCTCCATTTTTTTGTTTACATCGGCTTCGTTATTATCAATATCGAAGTATTGGAGATCATGATCGATGGTTTATTTGGTACGCACCGTATTTTTAATGGTTTGGGTGGTTTATATAACTTTCTCATAGGATCTTTCGAAATCCTGGCCTTTACTGTTTGGGTTTCCTGTGCCATTTTTCTTGTCCGCAGGAACATTCTAAAACTTAAACGCTTTAGTGGCGTAGAAATGAAAAGCTGGCCAAAATCTGATGCCAACTATATTCTCATCACAGAGATTTTATTAATGAGTGCTTTCTTGTTAATGAATGCAGCCGATGCAAAATTACAACTTTTGGGTGCCAGCCATTATGTTAATGCAGGTGCATTTCCGGTAAGTCAGTATTTAATCAATATCCTGCCTTCATCAGAAAGTGCCTTGGTTATTGTAGAACGTAGCTGCTGGTGGTTTCACATTATTGGCATTTTGGCTTTCTTAAATTACCTGCCCTATTCGAAACATTTTCATATTCTTTTCGCCTTTCCAAACACCTACTTTTCTAATTTGGAACCCAAAGGTGAATTTACCAATATGGCATCTGTTACCAATGAGGTAAAAGCGATGCTTGATCCTTCTTTTGTTCCGGCAGAAACCGAACCAGGTAAATTTGGCGCAAAAGATGTAACCGATTTAAGCTGGGTAAACCTGATGAATGCTTATACCTGTACCGAATGCGGAAGATGTACGTCGGTATGCCCGGCAAACATTACAGGCAAACTTTTATCGCCACGAAAAATTATGATGGATACCCGCGACCGGATTACCGAAGTTGGCCAAAACATTGATAAACATGGTGCAGAACATCAGGATGGAAAATCTTTATTGGATGATTACATCAGCAGAGAAGAAATTTGGGCCTGCACCAGTTGTAACGCCTGTGTAGAAGCCTGCCCGGTAAATATCGATCCCTTACAGATTATTATGGAGCTCCGCCGCTTTGCAGTGATGGAAGAATCGCAGGCACCCGGAAGTATTAATGCGATGCTGGGAAATATTGAGAATAACCAGGCACCGTGGAAATACTCGCCAGCCGACCGTTTTAACTGGGCACAAGAAAGCTAG
- a CDS encoding metallopeptidase TldD-related protein: MDARVNIYSDPWNPELPTSTWSGDGRPQQKVNWIEKGVVKNLYSSRYWAQKTGIKAIPYPGGAIMQGGTKSLEELIKGTEKGILVTRLWYIRTVDPQTLLLTGLTRDGTFYIENGEIKFPVKNFRFNESPIIMLNNLDEIGIAERTVSAESEANYLLPPLRIRDFTFTSLSDAV, translated from the coding sequence GTGGATGCAAGAGTAAATATTTATTCAGACCCATGGAATCCTGAACTTCCAACTTCAACATGGTCTGGCGACGGGCGGCCACAGCAGAAAGTAAACTGGATAGAAAAAGGAGTAGTTAAAAATTTATACAGTTCGAGGTACTGGGCGCAGAAAACCGGAATTAAAGCGATACCCTACCCAGGCGGTGCCATTATGCAGGGCGGAACCAAAAGTCTGGAAGAATTGATCAAAGGAACAGAAAAGGGAATTTTAGTAACCCGTTTATGGTATATCCGTACGGTAGATCCACAAACTTTATTACTAACCGGGTTAACCAGGGATGGTACTTTTTATATCGAAAATGGAGAAATCAAGTTTCCGGTCAAAAATTTTCGTTTCAACGAAAGCCCGATTATTATGTTGAATAACCTGGATGAGATCGGAATAGCGGAAAGAACAGTAAGCGCCGAATCGGAAGCCAACTATCTTTTACCACCGCTAAGGATAAGGGATTTTACCTTTACCTCTTTATCTGATGCGGTGTAG
- a CDS encoding metallopeptidase TldD-related protein — translation MPILTKAEAKALLTKVLSYSKAEQCEVNLNCSDSGNLRYARNAVSTSGGISANSLVVSSAFGKKLGTATINEFDDASLEKVVRRAEELAQLAPENPEFMPFLGPQEYGADSPTFSPATAAVTPKDRADAVQASLKEALDNKLNAAGFLSNSVGCAAMMNSKGLFAYNTSTDVAFNITVRTDGGKGSGYATRGYTDFSKLNAKADTVIAAKKAMSSVTAKAIEPGKYTVILEPTAVAVMLENLFFSMDARQADEGRSFMSKPGGRQNWVSNWWMQE, via the coding sequence ATGCCAATCTTAACAAAAGCAGAAGCAAAGGCACTTTTAACTAAAGTACTTTCTTACTCTAAAGCCGAACAATGTGAAGTAAATTTAAATTGTTCAGATAGCGGCAACCTGAGGTATGCCAGAAACGCAGTTTCTACCAGTGGTGGAATTAGTGCCAACAGTTTGGTAGTCAGTTCTGCTTTCGGAAAAAAACTCGGTACAGCAACCATAAACGAGTTTGACGATGCTTCATTAGAAAAAGTAGTGCGCAGAGCAGAAGAACTTGCGCAACTTGCACCCGAAAACCCTGAATTTATGCCTTTTCTTGGCCCTCAGGAATATGGTGCAGATTCGCCCACCTTTTCTCCTGCTACAGCAGCCGTTACCCCAAAAGACAGGGCCGATGCCGTACAGGCCAGTTTAAAAGAGGCTTTGGATAACAAGCTGAATGCTGCCGGATTTTTATCGAACAGCGTGGGCTGTGCAGCAATGATGAATAGTAAAGGTTTATTTGCCTACAATACCTCAACCGATGTTGCTTTTAACATTACAGTAAGAACTGATGGTGGTAAAGGCTCTGGTTATGCCACCAGAGGATATACTGATTTTAGCAAGCTCAATGCAAAAGCCGATACAGTTATAGCAGCCAAAAAAGCAATGTCGTCGGTAACGGCAAAGGCCATAGAGCCAGGAAAATATACCGTTATTTTAGAGCCAACTGCGGTAGCGGTGATGCTGGAAAACCTATTCTTCTCGATGGATGCCAGACAGGCCGATGAAGGGCGGAGCTTTATGAGCAAACCGGGGGGAAGACAAAATTGGGTGAGCAACTGGTGGATGCAAGAGTAA
- a CDS encoding SRPBCC family protein: protein MEKIKFKTTINATTEKVWDVLFGVESYPKWTAIFAEGSRVETDWKKGSKALFLGDNGDGMVAVIQDNIPNRYMSIKHLGEIKDGKEDLSKDWGESLENYTLEEKDGKTELIIDMDITEDWKEYFEKTWPKALDKVKELAEKQNEYHVET from the coding sequence ATGGAAAAGATTAAATTTAAAACCACAATTAACGCTACAACCGAAAAAGTTTGGGATGTGCTTTTTGGTGTAGAAAGTTATCCAAAATGGACAGCCATCTTTGCAGAAGGATCACGCGTAGAAACCGATTGGAAAAAAGGAAGCAAAGCCTTATTTCTGGGCGATAACGGAGATGGAATGGTAGCCGTAATTCAAGATAATATCCCTAATCGGTACATGTCTATCAAGCACCTTGGCGAAATAAAAGATGGCAAGGAAGATCTTAGCAAGGACTGGGGAGAATCATTAGAAAATTATACCCTCGAAGAAAAAGATGGAAAAACCGAGCTTATTATAGATATGGATATTACCGAAGATTGGAAGGAGTATTTTGAGAAAACCTGGCCAAAAGCCTTAGATAAGGTTAAAGAACTAGCCGAAAAACAAAACGAATATCATGTAGAAACATAA